From Taeniopygia guttata chromosome 21, bTaeGut7.mat, whole genome shotgun sequence, one genomic window encodes:
- the FAAP20 gene encoding Fanconi anemia core complex-associated protein 20, whose translation MCEEGAAKLRLKPRAAPSARGRERSPGPEPPPRPQAPTDRCSWFEKEELNECEKAWLLLLKDISQDSQCTNWDTVPSFPEFLEKKQQEKSPEHQEIFTVGTKDFQWVSFPSFHKEKCLSPKDLSSQQPTQSQSNELHKGQGQTDKLKSLSSTAEKTCRGTSTDQTKTAPGADTEGVSELDVNPKSRKLPGHSSSAQPSALVQSPAEALSPQEHHAGTVQNSRAGRKGRGEEKPQIQAQHRELPAGETTGVPAEKPRLGSTPGAESHEEKVENQSGAASALDSCPMCLMQFSGRLSQLDIDGHLARCLSESADDVMW comes from the exons ATGTGTGAGGAAGGAGCCGCCAAGCTGCGCCTGAAGCCCCGGGCGGCGCCGTCcgcccgcggccgggagcgcagccccggccccgagCCCCCACCGCGGCCCCA GGCACCGACTGACAGATGTTCCTGGTTTGAAAAGGAAGAATTAAATGAGTGTGAAAAAGCCTGGCTTTTGCTACTGAAAGACATCAGTCAAGATTCACAGTGCACAAACTGGGACACAGTGCCCAGCTTTCCAGAGTTCTTGGAAAAG AAACAACAGGAAAAGAGTCCAGAACACCAGGAAATCTTTACAGTCGGAACGAAAGACTTCCAGTGGGTATCATTCCCAtcttttcacaaagaaaaatgtctgAGCCCCAAGGATCTGAGCTCTCAGCAGCCAACACAGAGCCAGAGCAATGAATTACATAAAGGACAGGGCCAAACAGATAAACTGAAGAGTTTATCATCCACAGCTGAGAAAACCTGCAGGGGAACCAGTACAGATCAAACCAAAACTGCACCTGGGGCAGACACAGAAGGTGTTTCAGAGCTGGATGTGAATCCCAAGTCACGTAAactccctgggcacagcagctcagcacagccctcgGCGCTGGTACAAAGCCCTGCAGAAGCTCTGAGCCCTCAGGAGCACCACGCAGGGACTGTACAGaacagcagggcaggcaggaaagGCAGGGGTGAGGAAAAGCCTCAAAtccaggcacagcacagggagctTCCAGCAGGGGAGACCACCGGGGTGCCTGCGGAGAAGCCTCGGCTTGGGAGCACTCCTGGGGCTGAGAGCCACGAGGAGAAGGTGGAAAACCAGAGTGGAGCAGCTTCAGCTCTTGACAGTTGTCCAATGTGTCTGATGCAGTTTAGTGGAAG ACTCTCCCAGCTGGACATCGATGGCCACCTTGCCAGGTGCTTGTCTGAAAGTGCAGATGATGTCATGTGGTAA